The following DNA comes from Candidatus Neomarinimicrobiota bacterium.
CCCTCATGATCAACTGCGCGCCACAGGTAGTGGGTCTCGCCGTTGATTTTCACAAACACTTCGTCCAGATGCCACTTCCAGTTCGAGTAAGCGCGCATTCGATTAATTCGCTTTCGACGTATTTCTGAGGCGAACATTGGACCAAATCTATTCCACCAATACCGCACAGTCTCGTGGCTGATGTCTACGCCACGCTCATGTAGCAGGTCTTCAACGTTTCGCAGTGAAAGCGGGAACCGAATGTACAGCATTACCGCCAGGCGAATGATCTCGGGGCTGGTTTTGAAATAGCGAAATGGGGAGCGTTTTGTCATGGCAGAACGCTAAGCCCCCGCCCTGCCCGTCTCAAGTCGGTTTCTTCTGACAGTACCCGCCGACCAGTTGAGGACCACGCCGGAACTGGCGAACAATGTAATTGCTGCAATGTAAGGCCCGCAAAAAACTGAACGAAGTTGATGCTCAATCCGCGTCCTTTACTACCCATTGCCGCAGGTTTTTCGCCGTCTCGGCGCATAGTGAAAGTAACAGGTCACGTTTCATGAACCTGCCTGCCGGATAACTGTCCGGTCCTGTTGCCAGACACAGATCAGCCCTGCTCGCCGGGTGCAGCTCCGGGGACGACGCCGCGATGAGCACCACCAGCTCCGCGGCCGGCGGGGGGTCCCGGGCCCGGCCACTGCCCCGGCCGCGTTCGCTGCCCCGGCAGGACCAGCGCATTGATAATGATGGGCCGGGAAATGCCCTTCAGGTTTTTCTTACCGAGAAGGACGGCTTCGATATCCGGCTTATTCCGAATGGAGTCGTAAACCTGCTCGGATACGCAAATCCCTCCCGGCTCAGCCAACGGTTCAATCCTTGAGGCCACGTTAACGCCATCGCCAAAAACATCCGCATCTTTGAATATCACATCGCCAACGTGGATGCCAATGCGCAGAGTCAGGGTCTGATCCTTGACCAGGGAACGCTGAATTTCCAGGGCACATTGCACTGCTTCCACAGCGCTCATAAAAGCAGAGAGCGTACCATCACCGATCTCTTTCAGCCACTCTCCGTTGGCACGCTCAATAAGCGGGCGGAGTATCTCCCGGTTGCGATCCAACATATTTAACGCCATCTGTTCATCCCTAGACATGAGGGCTGTATAACCGACGATGTCGGTGAACATGATGGCAGCCAGTTTGCGTTGCAGGGTCAAGATCGCCGCCTACTGGGATTGCACTGTTTCGCAACTCCATATCCTCGGCCGTGCTTGAGCTCTGTGAGGAGGACGGAGAGTCTGGACTGCTGGGTCATCAGGTTGGCGCCGGGCTAAGGTCAAATATACGGGCAGCGTAACGGGATAGCAAAAGCCCCCAAGGCGATCCTCCTACGGGATTTGACGGAGGCTGTTTGTTTGTGCCTACCGATGCATCTCAGCTGGTCCTTAGAATGATGACTGTGGCAGCACGTCGCCAGCTAGTAACACAAGGTAACTCTCCCCGTATCCGGTTCCGTATCCGGCTCTGGGTGTGGTTCTTTGCGGTTCTTTGCAGGAGTTTGCGCGTTTAGAGGAAAGCCTGAAAGTCGCCGATTGCCGACACAGATCAGTGCATCCCGTAGACAAATTAGGTTGTAGCCCGTAGGGGAATCGAACCCCTGTTGCCAGATCGAAAATCTGGAGTCCTAACCACTAGACGAACGGGCCGCAAAGGGCGGGTGAATTTAGACGCCAGGCAAATCGGCCAGCAAGGCATTCAGACCGATTATTGAAACCGTTTCCGGGAACCATTCATGGAAACGGTCCGCCCACATGAATGATTATCGAGTTGTCGCCTGTGTAGCTGGCCCGAGCGCGAATTGCAATGTATATTGGCGCGGCAACCACAGGGGCACCATGGAGAGAAAACAGTTCCTGATCTACGCGACCACAGCTACCGGCCTGCTGCCGCTGCTGCTCACCGAAATCGCCTGCGACTCCTACGGCGGCGATAGCGTAACTGCAAGCAGTAATGAGGATGGGTTCACGAAGAGCTCATCCAGCAACAATGGGCATACCCACTCAGTGACTATCCGGTTCTCCGATGTGAACGCTCCGCCCGCCGGCGGCAGGACACACACCACCAGCCGCGTCTCACATACTCATACGCTTACCCTGTCCCAGGCCGATTTCCAGGCCCTGGGCAGCGGCGACACGATCACCCGCAGCACCTCCACGGACGCGTCTCACAGTCACACCTTCACTATCAAGGTGCCCGACGCTTCAAGCACTCTAGGTGATGACGGTGATGACGATACCGGTTATTAAGGCAGGCTTGCCGAGCGAAGTCGTTGGGGTGCCGGCTTAGGATTTACCGGCGAATTTAGGGATCTCGCTTTCGTGGCGGGCCTTGAACTCGGCATAGGCCTGGCTGTCGGTGTAGTCGATGAGGCTGATGATCTGCCCAGCGGCAATGGTCATCACGGAGCAGGTACGGACCTCCAGAATATCGTCCGGGTGAGCGGGCAGCCAGCTACGCTCATGGATCTCCACAAAAACTTTGCCGTGGGCTTCGTCCTCGTACCAGTTCCGTGAAAATTGCTCGTACTCGAAGCCGGGGCCCAGGCCCGTGGCCCGGTTTTCAAACGACGCGATGACCCGGTCGCGGCCCTCAAAGCGGCCCCCCGTGGGCGGCGACCCCAGCACTTCATAGACCGCGTCGGGATGCAACACCTTGCGCAGTCCTTCCTGGTCGCCGCTGAAAAGCGCATTCTCGAATGACTTGCCGATCTCAATGTTTTTTCCCATCGTTTTTCCTTTGCTCCTAGATGGCTTTCGATCTGGCTTTGGGTGGTATCACGATCAATAACAGGATCGCAAGGATAGTCAAAGCGATATAAGCTACCGAAAATATCCACGACGGAAAATCGTAGTACAACAAATTGTAAAGTAGCTGACCGATAAAGGTGCGTTCCCGGCCCGCCTGACCTGAGCCGATCAGCAGCCAGTTCTCCAGCAGCGTGATGGGACATATCAGGCCCACCAGGGCTTCGGCGGCCACCAAGGCAATGGCCCCCAGGTGCAGGTAGCGGATCCGCCGGTTAAGGATCCATGCCCATTTAAGAGCCGCGCCTACCAGGATGAGGATGAAGCCCACCGCCACAAAGCCAACATAGGCCATGTGAAATGCTACCACGAGGTCTGAGAGGAATGTCAATGGCCCGTACCGCTGTCGGGCGTGCAATCCGGCTTAATGCCGCACCGGGAACCCTGGTCAATGCGATCATCGGAAGAAGGTTTCAGACTTTCGAATTTCTTCACGTTGACAATCCCAATTTCCTAGGGCGCGATTGAATAGCACTCGGTTTTCTCTGTAAAGCGGTCGCCATTTCTACAATCCTCGTCCCGTTGCGGTATAGTCTTCTTAAGCGCTTCTTAAGCGCTCGTCCTCTTATCCGGTCCATTTCTCGTAGGTCCGGGCGTAGTGCCGCTTAATTTTATCCAGACTATGCGTTTGGGGACCGCTGAGGTTAACTGACACACCGGCCGTTTTCTCCATACTCGAGAGGATATATTCATTGATTGCAGCCAGGAAGATGGGGCCATATTCATGACTCTTTTTCATACCCACGCCACTGACGTTCAAAAAGGCCTCGGGCGTAGTAGGTCTTTGCCGAGCCATGTCCCGCAGGGCCGTATCGCCAAAGACAATGTAGGCCGGTACATGCTTCCCTTCCGCAATCTTCCGCCGCAACATTCGCAGCGCCTCGAACAAGCCTTTATCGACACCTGCCCACGAATCCTTCGCTGCCTTGGACTCCCTGGCGGGTTTCTTCGCCGGTTTGAGCAGACGGGGCGTCTCTTTTCCTTTCAGGACGTGTCTTCCCTTTGCTGTAACCTCCAGGACGTTGAATTCCCCGGTCTTTTGAATGTATCCCTGCCCCACGAGCTGCTCAATCCAGTCCCGTGTGGTGCGCTTCTTGAAGTCGGATAGGAGGCCGTAGGTGCTCAGCGCCGCATGGCCATTCCTCAGGATTCGCTGCTCGCGCGAACCGGTCAGCACTGCGGCCGTGTAGTCGGCGCCGAATCGCTGGTCCAGACGCATAATGCAGGACAGGATTTTCTGGGCAGCCTCCAGCGAGTCTTCCATGAGGTCCAGATCGCCGAGACAGACGTCACAGGCACCGCAGTTGGCTTTGTCCAGGTCTTGGCCAAAATAGTTGAGAATCGCCTGGTGCCGGCAGATGACACCCGTGCAGAAAGCGAAAATATCCTGCACTTTTCCAAGGGCAATTTCCTTGGGTTCCGGGTCCATATCCCTGAGAATACTCTGCCAGGTCCCGTAGTCGCCGCCCGAATAGAACAGGATACAGTCTGCCTCGAGGCCGTCGCGGCCCGCTCGCCCACTCTCCTGCTGGTAATGCTCGAGCGACTTGGGCATGCCGACGTGAATCACGTAGCGCACATTCGACTTATCAATACCCATACCGAACGCTACAGTGGCGACAATGATGTCCACCCTTTCCTGGATAAAGGCGTCTTGGTTTATCCTGCGCTCCTGGTCCTCCATACCAGCGTGATAGGGCAATACGCGGTAGCCCTTATCGGTGAGCGCCGCACACATCTTGTCCACATCTTTGCGCCGGATGCAGTAGATAATACCCGATTCGCTCCTGTGGCGATCCAGTACGGTGCAGACCTGGCTTACGATATTGCCGCGCCGTGTTACTTTGTAAATGAGATTCGGGCGATCATAAGCCCCAACCAACAGTTCGGGAGTTTCAAGACGTAGCTGGCGTGCTATGTCGCTGCGGACCTGTTCGGTGGCGGTAGCCGTATAGGCGTGCATGGCAATCTCGGGAAACGCCTTCTTCAACAGCCCCAGTTCACGGTACTCCGGCCGGAAGTCATGCCCCCACATACTGACGCAGTGGGCCTCATCCACTGCAATAAAAGAAAGTTCGGTTTTCTTGAGGCGTTCAATAAAGCCGTCCGAGACAAGCCGCTCGGGGGCCAGGTAAAGTAGTTTGAGTGTTCCATTGCGAATGCGGGCCAAAACGGCGTTCCGCTCCTTGAGGGACAGAGTGCTATCAATGCGCGCCGCCGGCAAGCCGCATTCGGTTAGAGCGTCCACCTGGTCCTTCATCAGTGAAATCAGGGGCGAGACCACCACGGCCAGTCCAGGCATCATTACCGCTGGCGCCTGAAAGCAAAGCGATTTCCCGCCCCCTGTTGGCAGGACGACAATCGAGTCCCGGCTGCCAAGGACGCACTCCATGGCCTCTTTCTGTAGCGGCAGAAAACCGTCATAACCCCAATATGCCTTCAATACTTTTTCAATATCCTGAATCACGGTTCCCCTCTAGCAGCCGCATCTGAGTGGGTTGCTCCACTCCATCAAGGCAGACGGATCGGGTAGCAGCCCACACAAGGCTCCGGCCCAAAAGACCTTGATCCCTGATCCCCCCGCAGGGGTCCCTTTGAGGAAAGCTGCAAGTTGCGAGTTACGAGTCCCAAGCCACCGGCCTCCAGGCCCTTGCCTCAAGCCTCCAGCTCGTCTAGCAGGTCCACCGCCCGGCGCATGTGTGGGATGGTGATGGAGCCCCCCACTACCAGCCCGACGTTGAACAGCTCGTAAAAGGTCTCCCGGTCGACCCCACGATCAGCGCACTCGATCACGTGGTAGGCGATGCAGTCATCGCAGCGCAGCACCAGCGAGGCCACCAGCCCCATCATCTCCTTGGTGCGGCGGTCGAGGCGGCCATCCTCATAGACCCGGCTGTCGAGGCCAAAGAACCGCTTGGTCTCCAGGTTGCCCTCGGCGAGGATCTTCTCGTTCATGTGCTCTCTAAAGCGGTTGAATTCCTCGAGTCTGCCCATCGTTGCTCCTGAGTTTGGTATGACTGCGACTACAGCCGCAGCGGTTTGATGCGCGCCATAACAGCTGCGGGGTCCCGTTTCCAGATGTCGGGGTCGGCGTCCACGTAGAGCTCCACCTCGTTGCCGTCCGGGTCGCGCAGGTAAAGGCTCTGGCTCACGGTGTGGTCGCTCATGCCGTCGATGGTCACCCCCGCGGCAAGCAGCTCATCCCGGGCGGAGCGCAGCTCGTCCAGCGAGTCCCCCACCTTGATACCAATGTGGTACAGCCCCAACCTGTGACCAGCCAGGGGGCCCGGAGCCGGTCCGACACGTATAAGCAAGATCTCGTGGTGGGTCCGCCCGGAGCTGAGCGCCACCGCATCACGCTCCCAGGAGCCCACTTCCTCAAAGCCCAGCAGATCCCTGTAAAAGTCCAGCGAGGTCTCCATGTCCCGCACATAAAAGACCACATGGCCCAGGAAGTGCGCCTTCAATGCGGATGATCCCATTCCGGCCTGATGTTCATCCAGAGGGTAGCTCCAGGTCCCGGAAGTGGTCCAGCGCCTCGGGGTTGCCCAGCGCATCCCGGTTCAGGGCCTCACCGCCCGCCAGTATCTGTTTCACGGCCAACTCAACTTTCTTGCCGTTGATAGTGTAAGGGATGTCGGGCACCGCCAGGATGCTGGCCGGCACATGGCGCGGCGAGCACCGGGAGCGCAGTTCGTCCCGGATGGTCTGTTTCAGCTCCACCGACAACACTGTATCGCC
Coding sequences within:
- a CDS encoding adenylate/guanylate cyclase domain-containing protein; the encoded protein is MTLQRKLAAIMFTDIVGYTALMSRDEQMALNMLDRNREILRPLIERANGEWLKEIGDGTLSAFMSAVEAVQCALEIQRSLVKDQTLTLRIGIHVGDVIFKDADVFGDGVNVASRIEPLAEPGGICVSEQVYDSIRNKPDIEAVLLGKKNLKGISRPIIINALVLPGQRTRPGQWPGPGPPAGRGAGGAHRGVVPGAAPGEQG
- a CDS encoding nuclear transport factor 2 family protein — its product is MGKNIEIGKSFENALFSGDQEGLRKVLHPDAVYEVLGSPPTGGRFEGRDRVIASFENRATGLGPGFEYEQFSRNWYEDEAHGKVFVEIHERSWLPAHPDDILEVRTCSVMTIAAGQIISLIDYTDSQAYAEFKARHESEIPKFAGKS
- a CDS encoding DUF2784 domain-containing protein; translation: MAYVGFVAVGFILILVGAALKWAWILNRRIRYLHLGAIALVAAEALVGLICPITLLENWLLIGSGQAGRERTFIGQLLYNLLYYDFPSWIFSVAYIALTILAILLLIVIPPKARSKAI
- the recQ gene encoding DNA helicase RecQ; this encodes MQDIEKVLKAYWGYDGFLPLQKEAMECVLGSRDSIVVLPTGGGKSLCFQAPAVMMPGLAVVVSPLISLMKDQVDALTECGLPAARIDSTLSLKERNAVLARIRNGTLKLLYLAPERLVSDGFIERLKKTELSFIAVDEAHCVSMWGHDFRPEYRELGLLKKAFPEIAMHAYTATATEQVRSDIARQLRLETPELLVGAYDRPNLIYKVTRRGNIVSQVCTVLDRHRSESGIIYCIRRKDVDKMCAALTDKGYRVLPYHAGMEDQERRINQDAFIQERVDIIVATVAFGMGIDKSNVRYVIHVGMPKSLEHYQQESGRAGRDGLEADCILFYSGGDYGTWQSILRDMDPEPKEIALGKVQDIFAFCTGVICRHQAILNYFGQDLDKANCGACDVCLGDLDLMEDSLEAAQKILSCIMRLDQRFGADYTAAVLTGSREQRILRNGHAALSTYGLLSDFKKRTTRDWIEQLVGQGYIQKTGEFNVLEVTAKGRHVLKGKETPRLLKPAKKPARESKAAKDSWAGVDKGLFEALRMLRRKIAEGKHVPAYIVFGDTALRDMARQRPTTPEAFLNVSGVGMKKSHEYGPIFLAAINEYILSSMEKTAGVSVNLSGPQTHSLDKIKRHYARTYEKWTG
- a CDS encoding carboxymuconolactone decarboxylase family protein, encoding MGRLEEFNRFREHMNEKILAEGNLETKRFFGLDSRVYEDGRLDRRTKEMMGLVASLVLRCDDCIAYHVIECADRGVDRETFYELFNVGLVVGGSITIPHMRRAVDLLDELEA
- a CDS encoding VOC family protein gives rise to the protein MKAHFLGHVVFYVRDMETSLDFYRDLLGFEEVGSWERDAVALSSGRTHHEILLIRVGPAPGPLAGHRLGLYHIGIKVGDSLDELRSARDELLAAGVTIDGMSDHTVSQSLYLRDPDGNEVELYVDADPDIWKRDPAAVMARIKPLRL